One stretch of Meriones unguiculatus strain TT.TT164.6M chromosome 7, Bangor_MerUng_6.1, whole genome shotgun sequence DNA includes these proteins:
- the LOC132655335 gene encoding ral guanine nucleotide dissociation stimulator-like — protein sequence MFSCCFKIARGTGVKKDKSGGHGGAWRHRIHSCLQRLWPFSRKEADLTQGSQDQGHTEKAKEDSAPKDQKEPCGESRISADVVEKLVNHLVPSLQAGDTFFVPAFLCTYRRFATTQQVLDLLFKRYSYFRPYCEEDEQAKNTLCSFLDTWIDKNPEEFCQTSDLSILRKLKTYLILNMPYSDLIVRVHMLLTDLQQEEASESEIEDDEDEEDSGSCLKPCM from the exons ATGTTCTCTTGCTGTTTTAAGATTGCTAGAGGCACAGGCGTCAAGAAGGACAAGAGTGGAGGTCATGGTGGTGCCTGGAGACACAGGATTCACTCCTGCCTCCAACGCCTCTGGCCATTTTCCCGGAAGGAAGCAGACTTgacccagggcagccaggaccaaGGCCACACTGAGAAG GCTAAGGAGGATTCTGCCCCAAAGGACCAGAAGGAGCCCTGTGGAGAGTCCCGCATCAGTGCAGATGTGGTGGAAAAGCTAGTGAACCACCTGGTGCCTTCCCTGCAGGCTGGGGACACCTTCTTTGTCCCTGCCTTCCTGTGTACATACCGAAGGTTTGCCACCACCCAGCAGGTGCTGGACCTGCTGTTCAAGCG CTATTCATACTTCCGTCCTTATTGTGAAGAGGATGAACAAGCAAAGAA CACCCTCTGTTCCTTCCTGGACACATGGATAGATAAGAACCCTGAGGAGTTTTGTCAGACCTCAGACCTCTCCATTCTGAGGAAGCTGAAGACCTACTTGATTTTGAACATGCCATATTCGGACCTTATTGTTCGTGTTCATATGCTCCTGACTGACTTGCAGCAAGAAGAGGCCAGTGAGTCAGAGATAGAGgatgatgaagatgaagaagactCAGGTAGTTGCTTGAAACCGTGTATGTGA